The Vibrio penaeicida sequence AGCTCACATGCAGAGTTGCTGGTGACGATTCGCGGCAAAGGTTACATGCTTGCTACTCAGTAATAGTCATACTGTCACTTTTTGAACAACACAATTTCGGTTCTGAGCTTCGTAATTTCCACATTATTTGGGTTATCGACATAGCGTTCGATTCCCATTGGCTTTCGGGTCACTTTTACTTTGTTGTGTCTGGCTGCCATCATGGCCATGGACCATGCGTTGCCAAGAAATTGGTATGCACCAGTGTGTTCCACTACATACGTTTCACTTGCTTTTAGGTAACCACAAATAAAGGGTTCAGGGACATTCACAGGCTCGGATATCGGATAACATGTGTGAAAATCAAAGTGCATAGTTGCCATATCCATCCTGTCATATAAGGCAAACATTTCCCCCGATGACTCAATATTTTGTTCCGCTAAAAATTCATCCAGTTTAACAATATCCCCTTGCATGGTCGGTCCCATGTCTTGAATGCCTGCACCATTCTCTAGTGCAATGTAATGGGTTGCTGGCAACATGCTATTTCCAACCAGTGTTAACTCCGAATGCACTTCTCCTGTTTCAACCAAGCTTTTGAGCATGAGTAACCCGCGGTCATAATCCATCCCGATCATCGACTTGAACATGCCTTTAAGAAAAAACAAAAACCAAGGGACGCGGCTTTCCATTACCCAACTTAGCCGAGTTCCCGAAGCGGTAGGCTCCGCCTTGAATTTAATGATAGCGGAGGACTTAAACGGGCGTAAAAATGTAAGCGACATTTCCAACTGAGTATCCGATTTACTCGTTAGCACCATACTTCCCGCTCCGACCAAATTTCCGCTCCACTCATATCCTGACTGAATATTTCCTAGATCACCGTTGTAGGTCAAAGTGCAATTTCTTTCCATAATTAACCACGGAGACCAATCTGGCCAGTTTTTGAAATTGCTAATAAATTCAGTTATAAATTCTGGTGTCTTTTCAATTTCAATGTCTCGGCATACCTGATAACTCAGCATGTTCACCTCGCGTCCCTTTTAGCCTTTATTTATATTGGACAATTCACAGTCTTACTTCAACGCCATTTCTTACCATCTACAGGTTTGTGTTAAACCTAATACCCAGCCTAAGAGAATAGTCAATTAGCTTGATATCTTAGCTCCTTCTACTAGTTTTTTAATATATGGGGCATAAAAGCTTCAAATTATTCATTGGCACATACAAAAATACAGATAAGTCAGTGATGAGAAAAATACGTTGGCTATAGGTGTAACAAGGCATGAAACATAAACAAATTGTCGTCATTGACGACTCGCAAGCTATTCTAATGGTCATGAAAACCATGCTGCTCGAGCTCGGATATACCAACGTAGTGACCTCTTCTAACCCTAAAAAGGCGCTGGAATCCATTCGTAACCAGCCTCATAAATACAGTGCGGTTTTTACCGATCTCAATATGCCTGAAATTGATGGTATGGAAGTCATCAAGCAGTTAGGTGCAATGCAGTTTGAAGGCGGTATCTGTATTATCTCCGATATGGAAAGGCGAATAATAGAACTAGCCGCAGATATCTCTAAACAACACCAAGTTTGCTTACTGGGAAATATTTCTAAGCCAATCGACCTAAACAGCCTGAAAAGAGCACTCGATAAACTAAAACAAATGGAAGAGCGTAACTTTGTACATTACGAGAAAATGTCAAAGGAAGAGCTCATTGAGTGTATCGAAAACCGCTACATTACCCCCTATTACCAACCCAAAGTTGGTGCGCAATCTCATAAGGTTAACGGTGTCGAAGTACTTGCTAGGATTTGTAAACCCGGGATACCTGAAGCGATTCTTCCTGGCCAGTTTATTCCTACCGCAATGCGTTATGAATTGCTTAATGACATTACTCTGCAGGTTTTAGAAAAATCTCTCGATGATTTACCGACGCTGTGCAAAGAGTTTGGTCAAGAACTAAAGGTCAGTGTCAACCTTTCTCCCAGCCAATTGGTCGACCCGACATATCCTGATGTCTTGAATGAAATTGTCACATCTAAGGGAGTCAATAAATCACAAGTTATCTTAGAAATTACCGAAGAGTTCGCCTTAAAAAGCACCGAGCAATTGGAGTCTTTAAACAGATTCCGTATCCGTGGCTTTGGATTGTCATTAGATGACTTTGGGACTGGTTTTACCAACCTACAGCAGCTTCGGAGCCTGCCGTTTACCGAAGTAAAAATTGATCGTAGCTTA is a genomic window containing:
- a CDS encoding SRPBCC family protein gives rise to the protein MLSYQVCRDIEIEKTPEFITEFISNFKNWPDWSPWLIMERNCTLTYNGDLGNIQSGYEWSGNLVGAGSMVLTSKSDTQLEMSLTFLRPFKSSAIIKFKAEPTASGTRLSWVMESRVPWFLFFLKGMFKSMIGMDYDRGLLMLKSLVETGEVHSELTLVGNSMLPATHYIALENGAGIQDMGPTMQGDIVKLDEFLAEQNIESSGEMFALYDRMDMATMHFDFHTCYPISEPVNVPEPFICGYLKASETYVVEHTGAYQFLGNAWSMAMMAARHNKVKVTRKPMGIERYVDNPNNVEITKLRTEIVLFKK
- a CDS encoding EAL domain-containing response regulator, producing MKHKQIVVIDDSQAILMVMKTMLLELGYTNVVTSSNPKKALESIRNQPHKYSAVFTDLNMPEIDGMEVIKQLGAMQFEGGICIISDMERRIIELAADISKQHQVCLLGNISKPIDLNSLKRALDKLKQMEERNFVHYEKMSKEELIECIENRYITPYYQPKVGAQSHKVNGVEVLARICKPGIPEAILPGQFIPTAMRYELLNDITLQVLEKSLDDLPTLCKEFGQELKVSVNLSPSQLVDPTYPDVLNEIVTSKGVNKSQVILEITEEFALKSTEQLESLNRFRIRGFGLSLDDFGTGFTNLQQLRSLPFTEVKIDRSLITDIHCDQFNQVVVNSLADISSRLDVTLIAEGMETIEDLSYLESNYKKMHIQGFLICTPRPIDNLLRWYHSWTKAPN